From Dictyostelium discoideum AX4 chromosome Un chrUn_0009, whole genome shotgun sequence:
AAAGGGCCACGCACTTGAAGGTGAACTAAAATGAGCTAAAGAAAGTAGAGACGAATACAAATCAAAATGTGAACAATTAATCGTAGAGAGAGGAGGATTCAAAAGCACAATATCAAAATTGCAAGATGAACtaagtatatatatatatatattaccAGCTAGTCGAGGTATACAAAACACCAGCCACTGAGAAGGCAGGTATAATGGAAGAGGAAGAGACCGAATCAGAAACAACTAGTAATGATAGAAGAGACACTCATGCTAAACCAACTCCATCAAATGAATTCATCAGTATTGTTGAACTTTTCATCAGTGAAGGTGCCATCACAGCACTTGAAAGAGTAAACTGGTTATTCTCCGTATATAATGTTTATGAAATCAGATCAAGAATTCACTATTTGATTACAGGCGTCTTCAACAGACCAAACGAAACAAGAGACACACTCTTGAAAGTAGCCAATGCCCTCAACAACTGTCTATCATCAGAAGAGAAGACAGATTAGAAGAGAATTATAGAAATAGTCAAAAATTGCGACAACTCTTCAAAACATAAAGCAGAAGTTTGGGATGCTTTCGTTAAAATTAGAACATTAGGTGTCAACTTAGATGGTACTAATCTCGAAGCTTAGATCTTGAAGTGGAACAAAGCAAAACTCTATTGGAGTACTGCTTTGACAACCAATGAAAGATTTACCAATTTACTAGGTGGACTTCACGAGAACGTAACGCTTGAAGTATTAAAACTCAAGGAGGCACTAAGTGAAGAACAATTCGCTGAATCTAAGCAAGACCAATGGTTCACATGGATCAGAAAATCGGTACAAACTATTAGCGAATCAACGATAGCTTAAAACCTTTGCTTCTCATGTCAAGTATGTTATCATCTGATAGCTACAATGTCGATATAGAACTTATTAGTTATTTAACTCAGAGTGCAATCGTCTTAGCCGTTAATGCTCAAGCATCGCTTAGTCGTGTCCGTCGTAACAACATCGCTAAAGAAATCTATGGTTCTGAAGCACTCTTACCAATTAAGATCAAGGATACACCAAAGATGTTTGATGAAACTGAAACTGAACGTGTAAGAAAGCTAGCCAAGTCAATCAGAAAGAACAACGAAGCTAAACAATCattgttaaaattgaattatcattcCAAATCAAATGTTAAGAAATCAGTTAACTCAAGTGGTAATAACACTACAGGAAacagtagtaatagtaaatcCAGTAGTGGGAGTAATGGCCGATCTAACAACTTCAATGGATCACCAAGTAATGTTGCATCAGGTAGAAACAATACCAAGTCTGCAAATGGTACCAACAACCGTTTTCAGAAGAACAAGAAGTAAACTTACCAGTAGGTGGACGTCTGTTCCACCACAAACAAGTTTGGAAAGAATTGGGTCTTCCAAACTTTTGTCAAGAGGTTGTAAATGGATTAAAAGTCCATCTACTTCCAAATTTCAAGCCGATGCCAAACCCAATTCCGATTTCAATTCCAGAGGGTCCGAAATCAGATTGCATCACACAGGAAGTACAAGACTTGTTAT
This genomic window contains:
- a CDS encoding hypothetical protein (Slime mold (D.discoideum) transposon DIRS-1, complete, clone SB41); translated protein: MLRNQLTQVVITLQETVVIVNPVVGVMADLTTSMDHQVMLHQVETIPSLQMVPTTVFRRTRSKLTSRWTSVPPQTSLERIGSSKLLSRGCKWIKSPSTSKFQADAKPNSDFNSRGSEIRLHHTGSTRLVIRRC